In Risungbinella massiliensis, a single window of DNA contains:
- a CDS encoding serine-tRNA(Ala) deacylase AlaX: MATEKLYYQDQYMRSFTSKVQKLDQDEKGRFYVVLEKTAFYPTGGGQPYDTGTLNGARVYDVEEVEGEIRHYIEEPIKSQVHNEYVGELDWNRRFDHMQQHAGQHILSAAFENVYGYKTVSFHLGKEVCTIDLNIANLTDEEASQVEAVANNIILENRSIDAKWVTQRELEHFSLRKELSVSENIRLVIIPDFDYNGCGGTHPNSTGQVSSIKILHWEKQKKHIRVYFVCGNRVLKQLHEKQKVIQSLTTILNAPQEQMKEAANRVLQQTRDLEKTVDELRMKLIDHEVNAFIDKAQLHGDFKLVKAIFLNRPIVEVQQLAKTITMKTNDILVVFINENETKLQLVCTRSNELNINMNQLVKGILPIINGKGGGNTSFAQGGGDKIVSAERLMEELMKLQV, encoded by the coding sequence ATGGCAACCGAAAAATTATATTATCAAGATCAATACATGCGGTCTTTTACAAGTAAGGTTCAAAAACTGGATCAAGATGAAAAAGGACGTTTCTATGTAGTGTTAGAAAAAACGGCTTTTTACCCAACTGGAGGTGGACAACCCTATGACACTGGCACACTAAATGGTGCTCGTGTTTATGATGTGGAGGAAGTGGAAGGGGAAATTCGACATTACATAGAGGAGCCTATTAAGAGTCAGGTACATAACGAGTACGTTGGAGAACTAGACTGGAATCGACGTTTCGATCATATGCAACAACATGCTGGCCAACATATTTTATCAGCAGCATTTGAAAATGTTTATGGTTATAAAACCGTTAGTTTCCATTTAGGGAAAGAAGTTTGTACGATAGACCTCAATATAGCAAATTTGACGGATGAGGAAGCAAGTCAAGTAGAGGCAGTGGCAAATAACATCATCCTGGAGAATCGCTCTATCGATGCGAAGTGGGTAACACAGAGGGAGCTTGAGCATTTTTCTCTGAGAAAGGAACTATCCGTATCCGAAAATATTCGTCTAGTAATTATTCCAGACTTTGATTATAACGGTTGTGGTGGAACACATCCCAACTCAACAGGACAGGTCAGTTCAATCAAAATTTTACATTGGGAAAAGCAAAAGAAACATATTCGCGTTTACTTTGTGTGTGGAAATAGAGTGTTAAAACAGCTACATGAAAAACAGAAGGTCATTCAAAGTTTAACTACTATTCTCAATGCCCCACAAGAACAAATGAAGGAAGCAGCAAATCGGGTCTTACAACAAACAAGAGATCTCGAAAAAACAGTGGATGAATTAAGAATGAAGCTGATCGATCATGAAGTAAATGCATTCATCGACAAAGCGCAGTTACATGGTGACTTCAAATTAGTCAAAGCCATCTTTCTAAACCGCCCGATTGTAGAAGTACAGCAACTGGCAAAAACGATTACCATGAAAACGAACGATATCCTAGTGGTTTTTATAAATGAAAATGAAACCAAGTTACAACTAGTTTGTACGAGAAGTAATGAGTTGAATATCAATATGAATCAGTTAGTAAAAGGCATTTTACCTATTATAAATGGGAAAGGCGGAGGGAATACATCATTTGCCCAAGGGGGAGGAGACAAGATCGTTTCAGCAGAGCGATTAATGGAAGAGTTGATGAAATTGCAGGTGTGA
- a CDS encoding lysozyme family protein, with translation MASKSSGIGRKVILPFGFAFAGPLFFIGIVIIIGLFIIITSGNQIGTSTNISATAATRSISPQVLRFQGEIEKAMQQQQLPANLLPYILALTMQESGGNHVDIMQSSESMCNGRIGCIQDPATSIRYGIRHFKSVWDQTNSKAKSATNPAAKDPENILKITLQSYNFGPGFVGYAFQNGGVFSENLARAFSLKHATRSSCGWRSPYCYGDYKYVEHVYRYLTINDPVITNISNSNLVGNNSAPITKWTAESQIVVDPTSPRGRVTRRTADMYREVISKKLFTTEGYRSASCYSPRTWGEHPKGRACDFVYQFNRPATGMDLSDGTKLANYLVLNQQRLGVKYVIWSGKIWQASEPEKGWQTYRSSFYGCPIEPSKMNSLLKSKAANSLWTGCHYDHVHVSMY, from the coding sequence ACCACTCTTTTTTATTGGGATTGTCATTATCATCGGTTTGTTTATTATTATTACATCTGGTAATCAGATCGGTACCAGTACCAATATTTCCGCTACTGCTGCAACTCGATCGATCTCTCCGCAAGTATTACGGTTTCAAGGAGAGATCGAAAAGGCAATGCAACAACAACAACTTCCTGCCAATCTATTACCATATATCTTAGCACTTACGATGCAAGAAAGCGGCGGAAACCATGTAGATATTATGCAATCTTCTGAATCGATGTGTAATGGACGCATTGGATGTATTCAGGACCCAGCTACTAGTATCCGTTATGGTATACGTCATTTCAAGTCTGTTTGGGATCAGACTAATTCCAAAGCCAAATCGGCAACCAACCCAGCTGCGAAAGATCCAGAAAATATTCTCAAAATCACACTTCAAAGTTATAACTTTGGTCCGGGATTTGTCGGATATGCCTTCCAGAATGGCGGAGTTTTCTCGGAAAACCTCGCTCGTGCGTTTTCACTGAAACATGCGACACGATCTAGCTGCGGTTGGCGCTCTCCTTATTGTTATGGAGATTATAAATATGTGGAGCATGTGTACCGTTACCTTACAATAAATGACCCTGTGATTACAAATATAAGTAATAGTAATTTAGTAGGTAATAATTCTGCACCCATTACCAAATGGACAGCAGAATCACAGATTGTCGTAGACCCTACTTCACCAAGAGGACGGGTAACACGCCGGACAGCGGACATGTATCGAGAAGTAATCAGTAAAAAGCTCTTTACTACAGAAGGATACCGCTCTGCTTCTTGTTATTCGCCACGTACTTGGGGAGAACATCCCAAAGGGCGTGCTTGTGATTTCGTCTATCAATTCAACCGCCCCGCAACAGGGATGGACTTGTCAGATGGAACCAAATTGGCTAACTATCTTGTTTTAAACCAACAACGTTTAGGAGTGAAATACGTAATTTGGAGCGGGAAAATTTGGCAGGCTAGCGAGCCGGAAAAAGGATGGCAAACATATCGAAGCAGTTTTTATGGTTGCCCGATCGAACCAAGTAAGATGAATAGCTTGTTAAAAAGTAAAGCGGCTAATAGTCTATGGACAGGATGTCACTATGATCATGTGCATGTTTCCATGTATTAG